From one Streptomyces sp. ICC1 genomic stretch:
- a CDS encoding thioredoxin domain-containing protein → MTNLKKNLKKNLLAFAAVLAALGVAFATFLLVKPDDPASAAPSLPAVGEAQAVRADSHRLTNPQRSEMTLVEFLDFECESCGAVHPTVEKLRQEYGDRVTFVVRYFPLPGHRNSRAAAVAVEASAQQGKFEDMYKKMFATQKEWGESQNSQADVFRGYAEQLGLDMQKYDAAVKDPATEERVKADQRDGMGLNVQGTPTFFLDGRRIQTPRTYEAFKALIDERLAQ, encoded by the coding sequence ATGACGAACCTGAAGAAGAACCTGAAGAAGAACCTGTTGGCCTTCGCCGCCGTTCTGGCGGCACTGGGAGTCGCCTTCGCTACGTTCTTGCTGGTCAAGCCGGACGACCCGGCCTCGGCAGCTCCGTCCCTGCCCGCAGTAGGCGAGGCCCAGGCCGTACGTGCGGACAGTCACAGGCTGACCAACCCGCAGCGCAGCGAAATGACCCTCGTCGAGTTCCTCGACTTCGAGTGCGAATCCTGCGGAGCTGTCCATCCGACGGTCGAAAAGCTCCGCCAGGAGTACGGCGACCGGGTCACCTTCGTCGTCCGCTACTTCCCCCTGCCCGGCCACCGCAACAGCCGCGCCGCGGCCGTCGCCGTCGAAGCCAGCGCCCAGCAGGGCAAGTTCGAGGACATGTACAAGAAGATGTTCGCCACCCAGAAAGAGTGGGGCGAGTCGCAGAATTCCCAGGCGGACGTGTTCCGGGGCTACGCCGAGCAGCTCGGCCTCGACATGCAGAAGTACGACGCGGCCGTGAAGGACCCGGCCACCGAGGAACGGGTCAAAGCCGATCAGCGGGACGGCATGGGCCTGAATGTGCAGGGCACCCCGACCTTCTTCCTCGACGGCCGGCGGATCCAGACGCCCCGCACCTACGAGGCGTTCAAGGCGCTGATCGACGAACGGCTCGCGCAATGA
- a CDS encoding cytochrome c oxidase assembly protein produces MLRRAVRLPLILAASAVLAVGVTVVAMWAAGATAQRVPGIDDAGPLTSWGLPLSRTVVDITSVATVGALLLAGVLLPGGRDLGRSRMRYLTWAALAAGLWALSSAALLVFTLSDLFARPVAEVLDPAMVADFALASAQGRAYAVMAAAGLVMATLCPGVTTVRWARVALVLAVAAVLPPAFTGHSAASTNHDAAVTSLALHVAGVAVWVGGLVFVLVAALRRAEGAAVAARRFSPLAGGAFLAVAASGLVNALVRVPLSSVWFSSAHGRMVLVKSAALLLLGGIGWWHRRRTLGALNDGTRRPFVRLAIGELSVMAAAMGLAVALSRTPAPGAGSGSPSPAEELLGFPMPPPLGDFPWTPLFTQWHFDPVFAFGTGAAAALYLVGVFRLRARGDRWPVGRTIAWMLGLAVTVLATMSGLAVYGKVMFSVHMGQHMILAMTVPILLVLGAPATLALRTLPTAGKGETAGLREALLWLLHSRYVKVISHPAVAGILFIGSAFAVYSTSWFETLMGSHLGHTAMLIHFLAIGLLFFWVIIGVDPGPRRPPHLGRLFVLMLTMPFHSWFSISVMSSTGIIGARWWEAVGRTWGPSLAEDQYNGGAIAWATGDIPVLITTIILAAQWVRSDRREARRVDRQIDRGDSGDPLAAYNAYLASLHARDRRLQQAATPTGRGDSPAEDPTP; encoded by the coding sequence GTGCTCCGGAGAGCGGTCCGCCTGCCGCTGATCCTTGCCGCCTCGGCCGTCCTGGCCGTCGGCGTCACGGTGGTGGCGATGTGGGCGGCCGGTGCCACAGCGCAGCGGGTGCCGGGGATCGACGATGCCGGCCCGCTCACCTCCTGGGGTCTTCCCCTCTCGCGCACCGTCGTGGACATCACCTCGGTGGCGACGGTGGGTGCTCTCCTGCTGGCCGGCGTCCTGCTGCCCGGCGGCCGCGACTTGGGCCGCTCACGGATGCGCTACCTGACGTGGGCGGCGCTCGCCGCCGGGCTGTGGGCGCTCTCGTCTGCCGCGCTCCTGGTCTTCACCCTGTCCGACCTGTTCGCCCGGCCGGTGGCCGAAGTGCTGGACCCGGCGATGGTGGCCGACTTCGCCCTCGCCTCGGCGCAGGGCCGCGCGTACGCGGTGATGGCAGCGGCCGGACTGGTCATGGCGACGCTGTGCCCGGGTGTGACGACCGTCCGGTGGGCGCGGGTCGCGCTCGTCCTCGCCGTCGCGGCGGTGCTGCCGCCCGCGTTCACGGGGCACTCCGCTGCCTCCACCAACCACGACGCGGCCGTCACCAGCCTCGCCTTGCACGTGGCGGGGGTCGCCGTATGGGTCGGCGGGCTGGTGTTCGTCCTGGTCGCGGCCTTGCGGCGGGCCGAGGGAGCCGCCGTGGCGGCACGGCGGTTCAGTCCGCTGGCCGGCGGAGCGTTCCTCGCGGTCGCCGCGAGCGGCCTGGTCAACGCCCTGGTGCGAGTGCCCCTGTCGAGCGTCTGGTTCAGCTCCGCCCACGGGCGGATGGTGCTGGTGAAGTCGGCAGCCCTGCTGCTCCTGGGCGGAATTGGCTGGTGGCACCGGCGCCGGACCCTCGGGGCCCTCAACGACGGCACCCGTCGGCCCTTCGTACGACTGGCCATCGGCGAGCTGTCGGTCATGGCGGCGGCGATGGGCTTGGCCGTCGCTCTGTCCCGAACGCCGGCACCCGGCGCCGGCAGCGGCTCGCCGTCCCCGGCGGAGGAGCTGCTCGGGTTCCCGATGCCGCCTCCGCTGGGCGACTTCCCCTGGACGCCCCTGTTCACCCAGTGGCACTTCGACCCCGTCTTCGCCTTCGGAACGGGCGCGGCCGCCGCGCTCTACCTCGTCGGCGTGTTCCGGCTGCGCGCACGGGGTGACCGGTGGCCGGTCGGCCGCACCATCGCCTGGATGCTCGGCCTGGCGGTCACGGTCCTCGCGACGATGAGCGGCCTCGCCGTGTACGGCAAGGTCATGTTCAGCGTCCACATGGGCCAACACATGATCCTCGCGATGACCGTGCCGATCCTCCTCGTCCTCGGCGCCCCGGCCACCCTGGCCCTGCGAACCCTGCCGACGGCCGGCAAGGGCGAGACGGCCGGTCTGCGTGAGGCGCTGTTGTGGCTGCTGCACAGCCGCTACGTGAAGGTCATCTCGCATCCCGCCGTGGCCGGCATCCTGTTCATCGGCAGCGCCTTCGCCGTCTACTCCACCTCATGGTTCGAGACCCTGATGGGCAGCCACCTGGGTCACACGGCCATGTTGATCCACTTCCTGGCCATCGGTCTGCTGTTCTTCTGGGTGATCATCGGCGTCGATCCGGGCCCACGCCGCCCGCCTCACCTGGGCCGGCTGTTCGTCCTCATGCTGACCATGCCGTTCCACTCGTGGTTCAGCATCTCCGTGATGAGCTCCACCGGCATCATCGGCGCCCGCTGGTGGGAGGCGGTGGGCCGCACCTGGGGGCCGTCCCTCGCCGAGGACCAGTACAACGGCGGTGCGATCGCTTGGGCCACCGGCGACATCCCCGTCCTGATCACCACGATCATCCTCGCCGCGCAGTGGGTTCGCTCCGACCGTCGAGAGGCCCGCCGAGTCGACCGGCAGATCGACCGCGGCGACTCCGGCGACCCGCTGGCCGCCTACAACGCGTACCTGGCGAGCCTCCACGCCCGCGACCGCCGCCTGCAGCAGGCAGCCACGCCCACCGGTCGTGGGGACAGCCCGGCCGAAGACCCCACCCCATAG
- a CDS encoding copper resistance CopC family protein, which produces MYSFSRRAARAATRTLVVPLSGLLLWAGAPAASAHTDLTSSTPADGATLDALPPGIRLTFSDEMSQEYAKVALTAPDGSPAGTGDPLVDGKSASLVVKPGLPSGKYTVGYRVVSADGHPVSGSYSFTVQAVATATPDPAPSAPSAPPAASGDSMAASPSPTVSGTASSSAGGVSTTVIAGGLIVAGAGAGAAVFIVRRRAQRVG; this is translated from the coding sequence ATGTATTCCTTCTCCAGGCGTGCCGCCCGTGCGGCGACTCGCACCCTCGTCGTACCCCTGAGCGGCCTGCTCCTGTGGGCCGGGGCACCGGCCGCCTCGGCGCACACCGACCTCACCTCCAGCACGCCGGCCGACGGCGCGACATTGGACGCCCTGCCGCCGGGCATCCGGCTGACCTTCAGCGACGAGATGTCGCAGGAGTACGCCAAGGTCGCCCTGACGGCGCCGGACGGGAGTCCGGCGGGCACCGGGGACCCACTGGTCGACGGCAAGAGCGCGTCCCTGGTGGTGAAGCCCGGCCTGCCGTCGGGCAAGTACACCGTCGGTTACCGGGTCGTCTCGGCCGACGGCCACCCGGTGTCCGGCTCCTACAGCTTCACCGTCCAGGCGGTGGCCACAGCCACACCGGATCCGGCGCCGTCCGCGCCGTCCGCGCCGCCTGCGGCATCCGGCGACTCCATGGCCGCCAGCCCCTCGCCCACGGTCAGCGGCACGGCGTCTTCCTCAGCGGGCGGCGTCAGCACCACGGTGATCGCCGGTGGGCTGATCGTGGCCGGGGCTGGTGCTGGTGCCGCCGTCTTCATCGTGCGCCGGAGGGCACAGCGTGTCGGCTGA
- a CDS encoding right-handed parallel beta-helix repeat-containing protein: protein MSRQLLTVAQDGTGDCRTISEALRAARTGAVISIAPGRYEESLTLVTSLTLTTTEGRGTVELAPRQGSALIMACDSAMVNSLVLRGHDDELPVVDVARGQLLLDRCDVYGASWAALFARGAGSLAIRQCRIENPQGAGVVSTSAAESLLEECVVEHLGTSAVVAGEQGRISVRAGRLRDARGNGVLANGRARVLVEDCEISAADKPGVAAEEESTVTVSRSTVTDSVVGVFMSTSGATVLEDVTVRNTTGHGFVVGAGSAPTLRRCRTDRTAGHGLLVTERSRGVFEDCVFTAARDAAVRVTDFSSPVLTAAVVRDAEGTGVLLDEDCAAEIDRLEVVGSGQGGVLIRSRANPLLRRSTIARSAGHGIEVLADGRGRLEDCLVEESGGAALHVSGHGNLYVGQGRLRTAKGPGVQVGALGAVILRDTEVDDCLGAGIRVEERGELTAARSRVRGAGEHGVLVAAGARTSLSACEVTGSAADGVRVEGSDPVSVIGCTLRDNKGSGLRQAVPGDRLAVEQLTSAGNGAPDAWGSAADAQAAGDGRLPGGAAVVAPAEAEAEGGAAAELRSLIGLDEVKEQVLTLINLNRMAQRRAGLGMPAPPMSRHLVFAGPPGTGKTTVARLYGSILASLGVLRSGHLVEVSRADLVAQIVGGTAIKTTETFKKALGGVLFIDEAYTLLSDSAGSGADFGREAIDTLVKLMEDHREDVVVVAAGYPKEMTDFLASNPGLASRFTRSVEFRDYSSEELVTIVERMCSAHRYELDGEARPSLHAYFERIPRDAGFGNGRTARKVFEEMVDRQASRLATRGDVDERDLALLTAEDVGLPAAAAAGEDQDPLLRLDALTGLAAVKREVSDLVNLLATARRRAAAGLPAPRISNHLVFAGPPGTGKTTVARLYGELLVSLGVLPRGQLVEVARADLVGRYIGHTAQLTKEVFQRALGGVLFIDEAYTLTPQGSGASSDFGQEAVDTLLKLMEDHRDEVVVIVAGYTEEMDRFLHSNPGLASRFARHVEFPDYSSDELVTIVRQNALENGYECAPGAASALRAYFESIPRGRTFGNARLARQTLEAMMTRQARRLSALAAPSLDDLRLLLAEDLREH from the coding sequence GTGTCACGCCAGCTGCTCACCGTCGCCCAGGACGGGACGGGCGACTGCCGCACCATCTCCGAGGCGCTCCGCGCGGCCCGTACCGGAGCTGTGATCAGCATCGCCCCCGGACGCTACGAGGAGAGCCTCACGCTCGTCACGTCGCTGACGCTGACCACCACGGAGGGCCGCGGCACCGTGGAGCTGGCGCCCCGCCAGGGCTCGGCCCTCATCATGGCGTGCGATTCGGCCATGGTGAACTCCCTCGTCCTGCGCGGCCACGACGACGAACTGCCCGTCGTGGACGTCGCCCGCGGGCAGCTCCTGCTCGACCGGTGCGACGTGTACGGCGCCTCCTGGGCGGCCCTGTTCGCCCGCGGCGCCGGCTCGCTGGCGATCCGCCAGTGCCGGATCGAGAACCCCCAGGGCGCCGGAGTGGTGTCCACCTCGGCGGCGGAGAGCCTCCTGGAGGAGTGCGTCGTCGAGCACCTCGGGACCTCCGCCGTGGTCGCCGGCGAGCAGGGCAGGATCTCCGTGCGCGCGGGGCGGCTCCGCGACGCGCGCGGCAACGGCGTCCTCGCGAACGGCCGCGCCCGGGTCCTGGTGGAGGACTGCGAGATCTCCGCCGCCGACAAGCCCGGGGTGGCCGCCGAGGAGGAGAGCACGGTCACCGTTTCGCGGTCCACCGTCACGGACTCCGTCGTGGGCGTGTTCATGAGCACCAGCGGCGCGACCGTCCTGGAGGACGTCACCGTCCGGAACACCACCGGTCACGGGTTCGTGGTCGGCGCCGGCTCCGCGCCGACCCTGCGGCGCTGCCGCACGGACCGGACCGCGGGGCACGGACTGCTGGTGACCGAGCGCAGCCGGGGGGTGTTCGAGGACTGCGTGTTCACCGCCGCCCGGGACGCCGCGGTCCGCGTCACCGACTTCTCCTCGCCCGTCCTCACCGCCGCCGTGGTCCGCGACGCCGAGGGGACGGGGGTCCTCCTGGACGAGGACTGCGCCGCCGAGATCGACCGGCTGGAGGTGGTCGGCAGCGGCCAGGGCGGCGTACTGATCCGGTCGCGCGCCAATCCCCTGCTGCGGCGCAGCACCATCGCGCGCTCGGCGGGCCACGGCATCGAGGTGCTGGCGGACGGCCGGGGACGGCTGGAGGACTGCCTGGTCGAGGAGTCCGGGGGTGCGGCGCTGCACGTGTCCGGGCACGGGAACCTGTACGTCGGACAGGGTCGGCTGCGGACTGCCAAGGGCCCCGGCGTGCAGGTGGGCGCGCTCGGCGCGGTGATCCTGCGCGACACCGAGGTGGACGACTGCCTGGGCGCGGGCATCCGGGTCGAGGAGCGGGGCGAGCTGACGGCGGCCCGGTCCCGGGTGCGGGGTGCGGGCGAGCACGGGGTGCTGGTCGCGGCGGGCGCCCGTACCTCCCTGAGCGCCTGCGAGGTGACCGGTTCGGCCGCCGACGGGGTTCGTGTGGAGGGCTCCGACCCCGTTTCGGTGATCGGCTGCACCCTGCGGGACAACAAGGGCAGCGGGCTGCGCCAGGCCGTTCCCGGCGACCGCCTGGCGGTGGAGCAGCTCACCAGCGCCGGCAACGGCGCCCCGGACGCCTGGGGCAGCGCCGCCGACGCGCAGGCGGCCGGCGACGGCCGGCTGCCGGGCGGTGCGGCCGTCGTCGCCCCTGCCGAGGCGGAGGCGGAGGGCGGCGCGGCGGCGGAGCTGCGGTCCTTGATCGGCCTCGACGAGGTCAAGGAGCAGGTGCTGACCCTGATCAACCTGAACCGCATGGCGCAGCGCCGGGCCGGGCTCGGCATGCCCGCGCCGCCGATGAGCCGCCATCTGGTCTTCGCGGGCCCGCCGGGCACCGGCAAGACCACGGTGGCCCGGCTCTACGGTTCGATCCTCGCCTCGCTCGGGGTGCTGCGCTCGGGCCATCTGGTGGAGGTCTCCCGGGCCGACCTCGTCGCGCAGATCGTCGGCGGAACGGCCATCAAGACGACGGAGACCTTCAAGAAGGCGCTCGGCGGGGTGCTGTTCATCGACGAGGCGTACACACTGCTGTCGGACTCGGCGGGGTCGGGAGCGGACTTCGGCCGGGAGGCGATCGACACCCTGGTCAAACTGATGGAGGACCACCGCGAGGACGTCGTGGTGGTGGCGGCCGGCTATCCGAAGGAGATGACGGACTTCCTCGCCTCCAACCCGGGTCTGGCCTCGCGGTTCACCCGCAGCGTGGAGTTCCGCGACTACTCCTCGGAGGAACTGGTCACCATCGTCGAGCGGATGTGCTCCGCGCACCGCTACGAGCTGGACGGGGAGGCCCGCCCCTCTCTGCACGCGTACTTCGAGCGGATCCCCCGCGACGCCGGTTTCGGCAACGGGCGCACCGCGCGGAAGGTCTTCGAGGAGATGGTGGACCGGCAGGCGTCCCGGCTCGCCACCCGCGGCGACGTCGACGAGCGCGATCTGGCGCTGCTGACCGCCGAGGACGTGGGCCTGCCCGCGGCCGCCGCGGCCGGGGAGGACCAGGACCCGCTGCTGCGGCTGGACGCGCTGACCGGTCTGGCGGCGGTCAAGCGCGAGGTGAGCGACCTCGTCAACCTGCTGGCGACGGCGCGGCGCCGGGCCGCGGCGGGGCTGCCGGCCCCCAGGATCAGCAACCACCTCGTCTTCGCCGGCCCGCCCGGTACCGGCAAGACCACGGTGGCCCGGCTGTACGGCGAGCTGCTGGTGTCCCTGGGCGTGCTCCCGCGCGGGCAGCTGGTGGAGGTGGCGCGGGCGGACCTGGTGGGCCGCTACATCGGGCACACCGCGCAGTTGACCAAGGAGGTCTTCCAACGCGCGCTCGGCGGCGTCCTCTTCATCGACGAGGCGTACACGCTGACCCCGCAGGGCTCGGGCGCCTCCTCGGACTTCGGCCAGGAGGCGGTGGACACCCTGCTGAAGCTGATGGAGGACCACCGCGACGAGGTGGTGGTGATCGTCGCCGGCTACACGGAGGAGATGGACCGCTTCCTGCACTCCAACCCGGGTCTGGCCTCACGCTTCGCCCGGCACGTCGAGTTCCCCGACTACTCCTCGGACGAGCTCGTCACGATCGTGCGCCAGAACGCGCTGGAGAACGGCTACGAGTGCGCCCCCGGCGCGGCTTCGGCGCTGCGCGCGTACTTCGAGTCGATCCCGCGCGGCCGGACCTTCGGCAACGCCCGGCTGGCCCGCCAGACCCTGGAGGCCATGATGACGCGGCAGGCACGCCGGCTCAGTGCACTCGCGGCGCCAAGCCTGGACGACCTGCGGCTGTTGCTCGCCGAGGACCTGCGGGAGCACTGA
- a CDS encoding S8 family serine peptidase, translated as MRRRTRLLLCTTVLAALAGPAPLAAARVANDGPTTLPGVPDVLASGQGCTTVPGKDTAAAPWTRGALGLEQVWRLSRGRGVTVAVVGTGVSDAPAVLAGRVRVLGDAGRDCVGRGTFQAGLVAGAALAGQGFSGVAPEARILAVRGTGERGEPDAARLAAGVREAAEAGAGVITVTAPLDGTDPRVVEAMAVARAKDALVIAPAAADGPPPGGGDPQPAPVAPAQALAVLDTGPQGTRPESAPPFRHADLSAPGGALVGPGPVGNGKWTGSGASMAAAVTAGTAALVRAYHPGLNAEGVRGALLAGAYPGDLPALDPYGAVSGVAPGTAAPAEAARVDPVSLPEAPRTAGARTTALLVTAVAGGTVLLVAFLAVVLPRGRSRGWRPGRLDDRGTSAR; from the coding sequence ATGCGTCGCCGTACCCGTCTGCTGTTGTGCACCACCGTTCTCGCTGCGCTGGCCGGTCCGGCGCCCCTCGCGGCGGCGCGGGTCGCCAACGACGGCCCGACGACGCTGCCGGGCGTGCCCGACGTACTCGCTTCCGGCCAGGGCTGCACCACGGTGCCGGGCAAGGACACGGCTGCGGCTCCCTGGACCCGGGGCGCCCTGGGGCTGGAGCAGGTGTGGCGCCTGTCCCGGGGCCGCGGGGTGACGGTGGCGGTCGTCGGTACCGGGGTGAGCGACGCGCCGGCCGTGCTCGCGGGCCGGGTCCGGGTACTGGGCGACGCGGGCCGGGACTGCGTGGGCCGGGGCACCTTCCAGGCCGGCCTGGTCGCCGGGGCGGCGCTGGCCGGCCAGGGGTTCTCCGGGGTGGCGCCGGAGGCGCGGATCCTCGCCGTGCGCGGCACCGGGGAGCGCGGCGAGCCGGACGCGGCCCGGCTGGCGGCCGGGGTGCGGGAGGCGGCCGAGGCAGGGGCGGGCGTCATCACGGTGACCGCGCCGCTGGACGGCACCGACCCCCGGGTGGTGGAGGCCATGGCGGTGGCCCGGGCGAAGGACGCCCTGGTGATCGCGCCCGCCGCGGCGGACGGTCCGCCGCCGGGAGGGGGCGATCCGCAGCCCGCCCCCGTGGCTCCGGCGCAGGCGCTGGCCGTGCTGGACACCGGGCCGCAGGGGACGAGGCCGGAGTCCGCGCCGCCCTTCCGGCACGCCGACCTGTCGGCACCGGGCGGCGCCCTGGTGGGGCCGGGCCCGGTGGGTAACGGCAAGTGGACCGGCTCGGGCGCCTCGATGGCCGCGGCGGTCACGGCGGGCACCGCGGCCCTTGTGCGCGCCTACCACCCCGGTCTGAACGCGGAGGGGGTGCGCGGGGCGCTGCTGGCCGGCGCGTATCCGGGGGACCTGCCCGCGCTGGACCCGTACGGGGCCGTGTCCGGGGTCGCCCCCGGTACGGCGGCCCCCGCCGAGGCGGCGCGCGTGGACCCGGTCAGCCTGCCCGAGGCGCCGCGGACGGCGGGGGCGCGGACGACGGCCCTGCTGGTGACGGCCGTCGCGGGCGGGACGGTGCTGCTGGTGGCCTTCCTCGCGGTGGTCCTGCCGCGCGGCCGCAGCCGCGGCTGGCGGCCGGGCCGGCTGGACGACCGGGGCACGTCTGCCAGGTAG